In the genome of Patagioenas fasciata isolate bPatFas1 chromosome 12, bPatFas1.hap1, whole genome shotgun sequence, one region contains:
- the CTXN2 gene encoding cortexin-2, with product MMSSNYCSNTSASMSVNEMSAFPLTLEQKTGFAFVGILCVFLGLLIIRCFKILLDPYSSMPSSTWEDEVEGLDKGTFEYALA from the coding sequence ATGATGAGCAGTAATTACTGCAGCAACACTTCAGCCAGCATGAGTGTCAACGAAATGTCTGCCTTCCCTCTGACTTTAGAGCAAAAAACTGGCTTTGCCTTTGTGGGCATTTTGTGTGTTTTCCTAGGACTTCTAATTATCAGATGCTTCAAAATCTTGCTAGACCCCTACAGCAGTATGCCCTCTTCTACGTGGGAAGATGAAGTTGAGGGGTTGGATAAAGGAACATTTGAATATGCTCTTGCATGA